A genomic window from Nicotiana sylvestris chromosome 11, ASM39365v2, whole genome shotgun sequence includes:
- the LOC104231364 gene encoding small ribosomal subunit protein uS15-like, translating to MGRMHSRGKGISASALPYKRTPPSWLKISTPDVEDNICKFAKKGLTPSQIGVILRDSHGIAQVKSVTGSKILRILKAHGLAPEIPEDLYHLIKKAVAIRKHLERNRKDKDSKFRLILVESRIHRLARYYKKTKKLPPVWKYESTTASTLVA from the exons ATGGGTCGTATGCACAGTCGCGG TAAAGGTATATCAGCTTCAGCTCTTCCTTATAAGAGAACTCCTCCCAGTTGGCTTAAGATCTCCACTCCAGAT GTTGAGGATAATATCTGCAAATTTGCAAAAAAAGGATTGACACCTTCACAAATTGGTGTGATCCTTCGTGATTCTCACGGAATTGCCCAAGTCAAGAGTGTCACTGGTAGCAAGATTTTGCGTATCCTCAAAGCTCACG GGCTTGCTCCCGAGATTCCAGAGGATCTATACCACCTAATTAAGAAGGCAGTAGCCATCAGGAAGCATTTGGAGAGGAACAGGAAGGACAAGGATTCCAAGTTCCGCTTGATTTTGGTGGAGAGTAGGATTCACCGCTTGGCTCGCTATTACAAGAAGACTAAGAAGCTTCCACCAGTCTGGAAATA